A stretch of Oryza brachyantha chromosome 4, ObraRS2, whole genome shotgun sequence DNA encodes these proteins:
- the LOC121054180 gene encoding uncharacterized protein LOC121054180 — protein sequence MTDVWAVHHFIRRQIQPLKDRVHLALDYMGETDPTHESPEMIKSVDLTARVRRLCAPRIDIPTQAEDFPRPFNASFQPPVDNHQFPSHSPRRAVPEQKRAAVASSDEPASQRLASDPDAEFEVLEVLKEGDAPIAAKPTPSSRSFKPTKQFFFRQGTR from the exons ATGACCGACGTGTGGGCTGTGCACCACTTCATCCGCCGCCAGATCCAGCCGCTGAAAGACCGAGTGCACCTCGCCTTAGACTACATGGGCGAAACTGACCCGACTCATGAATCACCGGAGATGATCAAGTCCGTCGATCTCACCGCTCGTGTGAGGCGACTCTGCGCACCCAGGATAGACATCCCAACTCAGGCCGAGGATTTCCCTAGGCCCTTCAACGCCAGCTTCCAGCCACCAGTG GACAACCACCAATTCCCGTCACATTCGCCTAGGCGCGCCGTGCCCGAACAAAAACGAGCGGCAGTGGCGTCAAGTGATGAGCCAGCGTCGCAGAGGTTGGCTAGTGACCCGGACGCCGAGTTCGAGGTCTTGGAGGTTCTTAAAGAAGGCGACGCACCGATTGCTGCCAAACCAACGCCGTCGTCCCGGTCCTTCAAGCCGACAAAGCAATTCTTCTTTCGGCAAGGGACACGGTAA